The Acidobacteriaceae bacterium nucleotide sequence GCCTGCCGACCGACTACGTCATGGAGATGGTGCACAAGTTCTACGACGAGTATTACTTCCGCCCAAAGGCCGCGTTCCGCGTGGTCTGGAAGGCAGTGGTCAACCGCGACGTTCCGCGTCTCTACGAGGAAGCCAAGAGCTACATGAAGCTGCGCAAGGAGCGCAACCAAATGGTGCGCAAGGCCCGCGAAGACGCAGCAGCGAAGCAGCAGGAATCGGTTTCGATGAACGCGTAACCCGCGCTCTCGTCCGCTTCACAATAACGGTCAGCCTTCGGGCTGGCCGTTGTGCTTTCTATGGCCTGCCGGGGCTGAATCTACGCGGCAAAAAGGTACACTGGAAGAGTAACGATGAAGCACGCGCTCAAGCCTTCGCAGTACGCCGTTCTGATAGCCATCATGCTCACCGCCTCGGTGGGTGATTCGCTGTTGGCGCGTGGTATGGAGCAGGTTGGCTCCGTAGACTTTCAGCACCTCGGTCTACTCTGGAAGGCGCTCTTCAATCCGTTCATCGATGGCGGCATTCTGCTGCTCATCGGCTTCTTTGCCAGCTACATGACTGCGCTCTCGTGGGCCGATCTGACGTTTGTGATGCCTGCCACGGCGTTTGGTTACGTCGT carries:
- a CDS encoding EamA family transporter, which gives rise to MKHALKPSQYAVLIAIMLTASVGDSLLARGMEQVGSVDFQHLGLLWKALFNPFIDGGILLLIGFFASYMTALSWADLTFVMPATAFGYVVVALLSHFWLHEHLSLSRWAGIVLITCAVGFVANGPSRTEHPAEAILDQNTGR